The Mycolicibacterium monacense genome contains the following window.
AAAACCCCCTCCTGGGGCCGGGCGATGTTGTCACACTCGGTGAAGAGTGCAACCGGCAGATCGGGAGATTCGATATGCGCTACCTGCGAACGGCAGCGTGTCTGGCGGTGGCCGCGGTGGTCGGGTGCGGGGCCCAATCGATGCCGGTGCCACCGCACGCAGATGCCGACCCGGCGAGCGCTTTCGTGGTCAGCCGGGAGGAGTTCGACCGCGCCTTCCCCGGCCGCATCGGGTTCTACTCGTACGACGACCTGGTGGACGCGCTCCCGTCGTTTCCGGCGTTCGCCACGACCGGTGACGAGACCACACGCCGGCGCGAGGTCGCCGCGTTCTTCGGCAACATCTCGCACGAGACGGGTGGGTTGGAGATCATCGAGGAGAGCCCACAGCGCCGCAGAGTGTACTGCGACGCCGACCTTCCGTTCGGTTGTCCAGCGGGCGAGGACGCCTATTTCGGTCGCGGTCCCGGCCAACTGAG
Protein-coding sequences here:
- a CDS encoding chitinase encodes the protein MRYLRTAACLAVAAVVGCGAQSMPVPPHADADPASAFVVSREEFDRAFPGRIGFYSYDDLVDALPSFPAFATTGDETTRRREVAAFFGNISHETGGLEIIEESPQRRRVYCDADLPFGCPAGEDAYFGRGPGQLSWNYNYRAAGDALGVDLLTEPELVAQDAPLAWRTALWFWTTQKAAAAATPHDAMVRGLGFGETIRAFNGVLECGGGNPAQVQSRVDAYLRISALLGVPPGEDLYC